Part of the Streptomyces sp. NBC_01353 genome, CCACAGCGAGTGGTGGATCTTGTGCATCTGGTGGAGAACGACTGCGCCCCTCACTCCTGAGCTGGGCTTTTCCAGCGGGAGTGAGGGGCGGGGTGCGCTTCCGGCAGGGGCGCCGCAGTCACACCGGCGTCAACCTGCCCTGGAGTTATCCACAGATCTTCGTAAGTTATCCAGTGCTGTGCACAACGCTGTGGATAAGTTCAGGGCAAGGCTTGACGGGCAGAGCGGGGAGAAGCTACTTCCACTGCGTGGAGACGCCGAACCCGGCCGCGATGAAGCCGAAGCCCACCACGATGTTCCAGTTGTTGATGGACTTCACCGGCAGCGTGCCGTCGGTGACGTAGAAGACGACGATCCACACCAGCCCGATCGCGAACAGTGCCAGCATCACGGGAGCCACCCAGCTGCGGTTGGTCAGCTTGATGTTGGTGGCCTGCTTGGCGGGCGGGGGCGTGAAGTCGGCCTTCTTGCGGAT contains:
- the crgA gene encoding cell division protein CrgA, which encodes MPKSRIRKKADFTPPPAKQATNIKLTNRSWVAPVMLALFAIGLVWIVVFYVTDGTLPVKSINNWNIVVGFGFIAAGFGVSTQWK